In Methanothrix sp., a genomic segment contains:
- a CDS encoding molybdenum cofactor biosynthesis protein B, giving the protein MIIDVVVASTSRYNSFGTVTDPDRAEDLSGKIILERISRAGHTGKYQLLPDGIEPIQQAVKSSTADAIVICGGTGLTRLDQTIEAVEPLFEKRLPGFGEIFRWQSMQEVGTRAMLTRATAGVHRKRPVFCLPGSPAAARLGIELILAEIEHILKHVAE; this is encoded by the coding sequence ATGATCATAGATGTGGTAGTCGCGAGCACCTCTCGCTATAACAGCTTCGGTACGGTCACCGATCCGGATAGAGCAGAGGACCTGTCCGGAAAGATAATACTGGAAAGGATCAGCAGGGCAGGGCATACCGGCAAATACCAGCTTCTTCCCGATGGAATAGAGCCCATCCAGCAAGCAGTGAAATCGAGCACTGCTGATGCCATAGTGATCTGCGGCGGCACGGGGCTCACCCGCCTGGACCAGACGATCGAGGCGGTAGAGCCGCTCTTTGAGAAGAGGCTTCCGGGATTTGGGGAGATATTCCGCTGGCAGAGCATGCAGGAGGTTGGCACCCGCGCCATGTTGACCCGGGCAACGGCAGGGGTGCACAGAAAGAGGCCTGTATTCTGCCTGCCCGGCTCTCCCGCTGCCGCCCGACTGGGCATAGAGCTGATCTTAGCAGAGATAGAGCATATACTGAAGCACGTGGCTGAGTAG
- a CDS encoding cyclic nucleotide-binding/CBS domain-containing protein, with protein sequence METEIPVRDIMTRPVITADADMDILSAAKRMGSANVGSLIIVSADMITGILTERDLVRKVVAQGVDPRNLRVRDVMSSPVTTIEPDASLRDAAALMLRVGVKRLPVIHKGKLVGIITDTDLISGSSLGLNDILSDLLEMHRESIHFEQPRGAVSGICEVCGQLSDNLENVNGELLCWSCRDGNR encoded by the coding sequence ATGGAGACGGAGATTCCAGTGCGAGATATCATGACCCGGCCGGTGATCACTGCTGATGCCGACATGGATATATTGAGCGCTGCCAAGAGGATGGGCTCGGCCAACGTGGGGAGTCTGATAATAGTATCAGCAGATATGATCACAGGCATTCTGACGGAGAGGGACCTGGTAAGAAAGGTCGTAGCTCAGGGCGTCGATCCCAGAAATTTGAGGGTGAGAGATGTCATGAGCTCGCCTGTGACTACAATCGAACCAGATGCGAGCTTGCGGGATGCGGCCGCTCTGATGCTCCGCGTGGGGGTAAAACGACTGCCGGTGATTCATAAAGGGAAGCTTGTGGGGATAATCACTGACACCGACCTGATCTCTGGCTCCTCGCTGGGATTGAATGATATCCTGAGCGATCTATTGGAGATGCACCGGGAGAGCATTCACTTCGAGCAGCCTCGAGGGGCGGTGAGTGGAATCTGTGAGGTCTGCGGCCAGCTTTCGGATAATCTGGAAAACGTGAATGGTGAGTTGCTCTGCTGGAGCTGCAGGGACGGAAATCGATAG
- a CDS encoding pentapeptide repeat-containing protein, whose product MAKCDMAKCNMAKCDMAKCNMAKCDMAKCNMAKCDMAKCDMAKCNMAKCNMAIAGQQGSLNASRRHFL is encoded by the coding sequence ATGGCAAAATGCGATATGGCAAAATGCAATATGGCAAAATGCGATATGGCAAAATGCAATATGGCAAAATGCGATATGGCAAAATGCAATATGGCAAAATGCGATATGGCAAAATGCGATATGGCAAAATGCAATATGGCAAAATGCAATATGGCAATTGCGGGACAGCAGGGGAGTTTAAATGCTAGTCGAAGACATTTTCTCTAG
- a CDS encoding HPP family protein, translating into MLVEDIFSRDPLYVEDSTYLTKARQLIRDNHVRGLPVVDSSGQVLGVITSQDALRVTSTRSNVTVSGFITAVPTVVGDTDVLDAARLMLKEKSNLLPVVESQEDKALRGVVTIIDIFKHLDLSKIPKKQISEIMSTKVVTARLDEPVTKVWERMVSQDFTGLPMVREDKPVGMITRFDILKRGWARISKESETRPTDSMHLLAEKLMSSPLYSLKPTASVAEAIEFMLKHDVGRVSVVDGGRITGIVDRSDLIRCYLGE; encoded by the coding sequence ATGCTAGTCGAAGACATTTTCTCTAGAGATCCTCTTTATGTGGAGGACTCCACCTATCTGACCAAGGCACGCCAGTTGATCAGAGATAACCATGTGCGAGGGCTGCCAGTTGTGGATAGCAGCGGCCAGGTTCTGGGGGTCATAACCTCGCAGGATGCACTTCGGGTGACCTCAACCAGATCGAATGTTACAGTCTCTGGATTCATAACGGCAGTACCCACAGTGGTCGGCGACACCGATGTGCTTGATGCAGCAAGGCTCATGCTTAAAGAGAAGAGCAACCTGCTTCCGGTGGTCGAATCCCAAGAGGATAAGGCCCTCAGAGGTGTTGTGACTATAATCGACATATTCAAGCATTTGGATTTATCTAAAATTCCCAAAAAGCAGATAAGCGAGATCATGAGCACCAAGGTGGTAACCGCCCGCCTCGATGAGCCGGTTACCAAGGTCTGGGAGCGAATGGTCAGCCAGGACTTCACCGGTCTGCCCATGGTGAGGGAGGATAAGCCTGTAGGAATGATCACCAGATTTGATATACTCAAGAGAGGATGGGCCAGGATCAGCAAAGAGAGCGAGACCCGACCGACAGACTCAATGCACCTTCTGGCTGAGAAGCTGATGAGCTCTCCCCTCTACAGCCTCAAGCCGACGGCCAGCGTTGCCGAGGCTATAGAGTTTATGCTCAAGCATGATGTGGGCAGGGTATCAGTGGTAGACGGGGGAAGGATCACGGGAATAGTAGATAGAAGCGATCTGATAAGATGTTACCTGGGTGAGTGA
- a CDS encoding CBS domain-containing protein encodes MPRAPGSGERGPLQFNSRHAKHVSEVLSAASPDVVTVPPTTTIMGAIKTMTFYGFSRLPIVDAGTKRLLGFVTSVDIVDFLGGGLRHNLLQEKYHGNIFTAINADIREIMSSKLIYASENSSLPEVLKLMYEKNVGGLPIVDEDTRIKGIITEEDFVRSCRGVDTTLLVESFMSPNVVTAPAQTTIEKMTRMIIQKGFRRMPVVQDGVLMGMVTASDIMKYMGSGEAFEKVVTGAIGEVMDQPIKGLIKRSLITIDRKMNLGHAARKMIDNEIGSMPVMDRGSLAGILTERDFVRALAENRGILP; translated from the coding sequence ATGCCAAGAGCCCCCGGCTCGGGGGAGAGAGGACCTCTGCAGTTCAACTCCAGGCATGCCAAGCATGTCAGCGAGGTGCTAAGCGCAGCGTCGCCGGATGTGGTCACCGTCCCCCCTACCACCACCATCATGGGGGCGATAAAGACCATGACCTTCTATGGCTTCTCCAGGCTTCCCATTGTAGATGCCGGCACCAAGAGGCTGCTGGGCTTTGTGACATCGGTGGATATTGTAGACTTTCTGGGCGGCGGGCTGCGGCATAACCTTCTGCAGGAGAAGTACCATGGCAATATCTTCACCGCCATAAATGCCGATATAAGGGAGATAATGAGCAGCAAGCTCATCTATGCCAGCGAGAACTCCTCCCTGCCAGAGGTCTTGAAGCTGATGTACGAGAAGAACGTTGGCGGCCTTCCAATAGTGGATGAGGATACCCGTATAAAGGGGATAATCACCGAAGAGGACTTCGTCCGCTCCTGCCGGGGGGTGGATACAACTCTGCTGGTGGAATCCTTCATGAGCCCCAATGTGGTAACTGCGCCCGCCCAGACCACAATTGAGAAGATGACCCGGATGATCATCCAGAAGGGCTTCCGGCGGATGCCAGTGGTCCAGGATGGTGTCCTCATGGGAATGGTCACCGCATCGGATATAATGAAATACATGGGCAGTGGCGAGGCATTCGAGAAGGTGGTTACAGGCGCCATCGGCGAGGTGATGGACCAGCCCATAAAGGGCCTGATCAAGAGGAGCCTGATCACCATTGATAGGAAGATGAACCTCGGCCACGCAGCCAGAAAGATGATCGACAACGAGATTGGATCGATGCCCGTTATGGACAGGGGTTCATTAGCGGGGATTCTGACGGAAAGAGACTTCGTGAGGGCTTTAGCAGAGAACAGAGGAATACTGCCATGA
- a CDS encoding CBS domain-containing protein, giving the protein MIIKKVKDYMSTPVNVIERNEPIQRARNLMFKYSIGRLPVMDNGKLVGIVTKYDITNRISQAAPEWRRRPIDKIPIQVVMTEKPITIFPDATMPQAAELMIENDFSGLPVEKDGEIVGMVTSRDMVRYFSDQDVSSKVEDLMSKNILAVHRHHTISHILDEMNAQGLSRALVYEGGNVPVGIVTRSGLTFSQIMGPKDEMEAKSIKMTRKESTAGRKQQRYIKEMPFVAEDVMTSPVYSLAPEMGAVQASKTLAEKHIIGMPVVKGNEVVGYFSADEIIAEIGRWK; this is encoded by the coding sequence ATGATCATAAAGAAAGTCAAAGACTACATGAGCACCCCGGTAAATGTCATTGAGCGGAACGAGCCCATCCAGAGAGCCAGAAATCTGATGTTCAAGTACTCCATCGGCCGGCTGCCGGTCATGGACAATGGCAAGCTGGTGGGCATAGTCACCAAATACGATATCACCAACCGGATCAGCCAGGCAGCCCCAGAATGGCGAAGGAGGCCCATAGACAAGATCCCCATCCAGGTGGTCATGACCGAGAAGCCGATAACTATATTCCCCGATGCCACCATGCCTCAGGCAGCGGAGTTGATGATCGAGAATGACTTCAGCGGCCTGCCGGTGGAGAAGGATGGAGAGATCGTGGGCATGGTAACCTCCCGGGATATGGTGAGGTACTTCTCCGATCAGGATGTATCATCAAAGGTGGAGGATCTGATGAGCAAGAATATCCTCGCTGTGCATCGCCATCATACCATCAGCCACATACTGGATGAGATGAATGCTCAGGGCCTCAGCCGGGCATTGGTCTATGAGGGCGGCAACGTTCCAGTAGGCATAGTGACCCGTTCAGGTCTCACCTTCTCCCAGATCATGGGGCCCAAGGACGAGATGGAGGCCAAGAGCATCAAGATGACCAGAAAGGAGAGCACTGCTGGGAGAAAGCAGCAGCGATACATAAAAGAGATGCCCTTCGTAGCCGAGGACGTCATGACATCGCCCGTATACTCTCTGGCCCCGGAGATGGGGGCTGTACAGGCCAGCAAGACCCTGGCAGAGAAGCATATCATCGGCATGCCTGTGGTGAAGGGGAATGAGGTGGTGGGCTACTTCTCAGCCGATGAGATCATAGCAGAGATTGGCAGGTGGAAGTGA
- a CDS encoding CBS domain-containing protein yields MTEPVSIDKSERLSHALDIMEKNDLRRLLVTNKGKIGGITTTRQIARVLGARKALGMPASSLHVASATMDSVIKVLPDMDMDDAMVLLQKTSVLVAVDGDKILGWVRPREILEKATVSGVAADAMRHPLTANPSDRLVHARRTILDRDIGRLPVVESGRLVGIITEGDVARALRAFRDLNDTASKQHARIYNILVSDVMTHDVKFVYTDTPLEEVKRIILTDNIGGLPVLNHREEVVGVITRRSILDYLVRTG; encoded by the coding sequence ATGACAGAGCCCGTTTCCATAGATAAATCGGAACGGTTGAGCCATGCACTGGATATCATGGAGAAGAACGATCTGCGCAGGCTCCTGGTCACCAATAAGGGCAAGATAGGGGGCATAACCACCACCAGGCAGATCGCTCGTGTTCTTGGTGCCCGCAAAGCATTGGGCATGCCCGCCTCCTCTTTGCATGTGGCATCGGCCACCATGGACAGCGTGATCAAGGTTCTGCCGGACATGGATATGGATGATGCCATGGTCCTATTGCAGAAGACATCAGTACTGGTGGCAGTGGATGGGGATAAGATCTTGGGCTGGGTCAGGCCAAGGGAGATCCTGGAGAAGGCCACTGTGAGCGGGGTGGCCGCAGATGCCATGAGACATCCTCTCACCGCCAATCCGAGCGACCGGCTGGTTCATGCCCGGCGCACAATCCTGGACAGGGATATCGGAAGGCTTCCTGTGGTGGAGTCAGGGCGGCTGGTGGGGATAATAACCGAGGGAGATGTGGCCCGGGCTCTTCGGGCCTTCAGGGATCTGAACGACACTGCCAGCAAGCAACATGCTCGCATCTACAATATCCTGGTCTCAGATGTGATGACCCATGATGTCAAGTTCGTCTACACTGATACTCCCTTAGAAGAGGTCAAGAGGATTATTCTCACAGATAACATAGGCGGCCTGCCTGTGCTCAACCACAGGGAGGAGGTAGTCGGCGTGATCACCAGGCGGTCCATACTGGATTATCTGGTGAGGACTGGATGA